A window of Mucilaginibacter paludis DSM 18603 contains these coding sequences:
- a CDS encoding DUF6252 family protein, producing MKKLSLIVLSLLSVILIEACKKSSSDDSSTTTTPTFQVYVNDSLWTPRSVTAVLTYDSKAQTKTLTCTGIDTTDKIVWNIKQPASSLDSTFTSKTYYVSDTANVKPMYYKLNSSNVFVATGTIKSGNITISSFDAKSKVMTGTFAFVTTKLNYDSNGNVTSITANNITSGQFNSFAFTFQKQ from the coding sequence ATGAAAAAACTTTCACTAATCGTTCTCTCTTTACTATCAGTTATTTTGATTGAGGCTTGCAAAAAATCAAGTTCAGATGATTCCAGTACTACTACCACACCTACTTTCCAGGTCTATGTAAATGATTCTTTATGGACTCCAAGATCAGTTACCGCTGTTTTAACTTATGACTCAAAGGCCCAAACCAAAACTTTAACTTGTACCGGTATTGATACTACTGATAAGATTGTGTGGAATATTAAACAACCGGCTTCATCACTTGATAGTACATTTACCTCCAAAACTTATTATGTATCGGATACCGCTAATGTTAAACCGATGTATTATAAGTTAAACAGCAGCAATGTTTTTGTTGCAACTGGTACCATAAAGTCGGGTAACATTACCATTAGTTCATTTGACGCAAAAAGTAAGGTAATGACCGGGACATTCGCTTTTGTTACCACCAAGTTAAATTATGATAGTAACGGCAATGTAACGTCTATCACAGCTAATAACATCACCAGCGGGCAGTTTAACAGTTTTGCGTTTACGTTTCAAAAGCAATAG
- a CDS encoding type B 50S ribosomal protein L31, with amino-acid sequence MKKDLHPSSYRFVVFKDLSNDYAFLTKSCIDTKESIKWEDGNEYPLVKLEISHTSHPFFTGKMKLIDTAGRIDKFKTRYKR; translated from the coding sequence ATGAAAAAAGATTTGCACCCATCCAGCTATAGATTTGTAGTTTTTAAAGATTTGTCTAACGACTATGCTTTCTTAACCAAATCATGCATCGATACCAAAGAATCCATTAAATGGGAAGACGGTAACGAATACCCTTTAGTTAAATTAGAAATTTCACACACATCTCACCCTTTCTTTACAGGTAAGATGAAACTGATTGACACTGCAGGTCGTATCGATAAATTTAAAACCCGTTACAAAAGATAA
- a CDS encoding putative sugar nucleotidyl transferase, protein MAIILFDDNAYQTLFPLTYTRPVADLRIGIVTIAQKWATHLKQGYSFYTRDYLQAKFPLKLENSNLFINGSVCPDDELIEAIYKLDGSSALVKDDLLIAVKLNESDGKEFDPLNTGAYKPVNYTGDFIRIKYPEDIFKNNAVEISKDFKLITKGRTSARLSSTNVFIGDDFFAEEGAEAECSSFNSKSGPIYLANDSSVWEGSHIRGSFALCNHSQVKMGTKIYGGTTIGPYCRVGGEVNNAVLWGYSAKGHEGYLGNSVLGEWCNIGADSNNSNLKNNYSEVKLWDYATQHFRKTGLQFCGLIMADHSKCGINTMFNTGTVVGVSANIFGAGYPHNFIPDFSWGGAHHIEVYSLKKAFETNERVFERRENRDFNEIERTILEKVFELTKPYRVF, encoded by the coding sequence ATGGCAATCATCCTGTTTGACGATAACGCATATCAAACCCTATTCCCCTTAACGTACACCCGCCCAGTAGCCGATTTACGCATCGGCATAGTTACAATAGCTCAAAAATGGGCTACTCATTTAAAACAGGGCTATTCATTTTATACCCGGGATTATTTACAGGCCAAGTTCCCGCTAAAATTAGAGAACAGTAATTTATTTATTAATGGTTCGGTTTGCCCGGATGATGAATTAATTGAAGCTATTTATAAATTAGATGGCAGCTCAGCCTTGGTAAAAGATGACTTGCTCATCGCTGTAAAGCTTAACGAAAGCGATGGTAAGGAATTTGATCCTTTGAACACCGGTGCTTATAAACCGGTAAACTACACCGGTGACTTTATACGGATAAAATACCCCGAAGATATTTTTAAAAACAACGCGGTTGAAATTAGTAAAGATTTTAAACTGATCACTAAAGGCCGTACCAGTGCCAGGCTAAGTTCAACCAATGTTTTTATTGGCGATGATTTTTTTGCCGAGGAGGGTGCCGAAGCTGAGTGTTCCAGTTTTAATTCCAAGAGCGGCCCTATCTATTTAGCTAACGATAGCTCAGTTTGGGAGGGCAGCCACATCAGGGGATCGTTTGCGCTGTGTAATCATTCGCAGGTAAAAATGGGCACCAAAATTTACGGAGGCACAACCATAGGCCCTTATTGCAGGGTAGGGGGCGAGGTAAACAACGCTGTGCTTTGGGGATACTCTGCCAAGGGGCACGAGGGGTATTTGGGCAACTCGGTATTAGGCGAGTGGTGCAATATCGGTGCCGATTCCAACAATTCAAATCTCAAAAATAATTACAGCGAAGTGAAGCTGTGGGATTATGCTACCCAGCATTTCCGTAAAACCGGTTTGCAGTTCTGTGGCCTTATCATGGCCGATCATTCTAAATGTGGTATCAATACTATGTTTAATACCGGTACTGTCGTTGGTGTTAGCGCTAATATTTTTGGTGCCGGTTATCCGCATAATTTTATTCCTGACTTTAGCTGGGGCGGCGCCCACCATATTGAAGTATACTCACTAAAAAAAGCTTTTGAAACCAATGAACGTGTATTTGAACGTAGAGAAAACCGCGATTTTAATGAGATTGAAAGGACCATTCTTGAAAAAGTATTTGAATTAACTAAACCATATAGAGTATTTTAA
- the tpiA gene encoding triose-phosphate isomerase produces the protein MRKKIVAGNWKMNLDYTEGLTLFSEVINMIKDEVTGSQQAVVCSPFIHLHSLVQLGKDYNKVSVGAQNAHQAEAGAYTGEISSRMIKSVGAEYVIIGHSERRQYFGETNDLLAKKTDAVLKNQLTPIFCIGETLQERETEKHFEVIKSQLLEGVFHLDETAFAKLVIAYEPVWAIGTGVTASAEQAQEIHAFIRAEIAQKYSQQVADDITILYGGSCNPKNAAELFAKGDIDGGLIGGASLKSRDFVDILKVFN, from the coding sequence ATGAGAAAGAAAATAGTAGCCGGTAACTGGAAAATGAATCTGGATTATACCGAAGGATTAACCCTGTTTTCGGAGGTTATCAATATGATAAAAGACGAAGTAACCGGAAGCCAGCAAGCGGTAGTTTGCAGCCCTTTTATACATTTGCACAGTTTGGTGCAATTGGGCAAAGATTACAACAAGGTATCAGTAGGTGCTCAAAATGCACATCAGGCCGAAGCTGGTGCCTACACCGGCGAAATATCTTCCAGGATGATTAAGTCGGTAGGGGCAGAATACGTTATAATCGGCCACTCTGAACGTCGCCAGTATTTTGGCGAAACTAATGATCTGTTAGCCAAAAAAACGGATGCTGTTTTAAAGAATCAATTAACCCCCATTTTTTGCATCGGCGAAACGTTGCAGGAGCGCGAGACAGAAAAGCATTTTGAGGTTATCAAATCGCAATTGCTTGAAGGTGTTTTTCATTTGGATGAAACCGCGTTCGCTAAGCTTGTGATTGCTTACGAGCCAGTTTGGGCCATTGGTACAGGGGTAACTGCCAGTGCCGAGCAAGCACAGGAGATACATGCCTTTATCCGTGCTGAAATTGCCCAAAAATACAGTCAGCAGGTTGCCGATGACATCACTATCCTTTACGGCGGAAGCTGCAATCCCAAAAATGCTGCGGAATTATTTGCCAAGGGCGATATTGATGGTGGCCTGATTGGTGGTGCATCTTTAAAATCGAGAGATTTTGTGGATATATTGAAGGTTTTTAATTGA
- the prmA gene encoding 50S ribosomal protein L11 methyltransferase → MNYFELLFTTIITDDYQQDLLMNELAEFGFDTFEEVDFGFKAYIPADNFDKKALDSVLQPYQDMFTFSYEVTLIPQKNWNEVWESNFEPIQIKDQIYVRATFHEPKPDFAYQIVIDPKMAFGTGHHQTTSMMMDFMLEVDLKNKKVLDMGCGTGILAILASKMGSRAVTAIDYDEICYDSTIENSALNGINNITPLCGSKEAIPDEVFDVILANINRNILIDQMEHYSKALKPGGEIYFSGFYESPDMEIIINEAGKYRLTYASHKMDKNWVAVKFSN, encoded by the coding sequence ATGAATTACTTCGAACTCCTTTTCACTACCATCATCACCGACGATTACCAGCAAGATTTACTGATGAACGAGTTGGCTGAATTTGGTTTTGACACTTTTGAAGAGGTTGACTTTGGTTTTAAAGCCTATATTCCTGCTGATAATTTTGATAAAAAAGCTTTAGATTCGGTTTTGCAACCCTATCAGGATATGTTTACCTTTAGTTACGAGGTGACGCTTATTCCGCAAAAAAACTGGAACGAAGTATGGGAAAGTAATTTTGAACCTATTCAGATTAAAGATCAGATCTATGTAAGAGCAACTTTCCACGAGCCCAAGCCCGATTTTGCTTATCAGATAGTAATAGACCCCAAAATGGCATTCGGTACAGGGCACCACCAAACCACTTCTATGATGATGGATTTTATGCTGGAGGTGGATCTGAAAAATAAGAAGGTGTTGGATATGGGCTGTGGTACCGGTATATTGGCTATACTGGCCTCAAAAATGGGATCGAGAGCTGTAACCGCTATTGATTACGACGAGATTTGCTACGATAGCACGATAGAGAACTCGGCGCTCAACGGAATTAATAATATCACGCCGCTATGCGGCTCTAAAGAAGCCATCCCTGACGAAGTTTTTGACGTAATACTGGCCAACATCAACCGCAATATCTTGATAGATCAGATGGAGCATTATTCGAAGGCCCTTAAGCCAGGCGGCGAAATATACTTCAGTGGGTTTTATGAAAGTCCGGATATGGAGATCATAATCAATGAAGCCGGAAAATATAGATTAACTTATGCATCGCATAAGATGGATAAAAACTGGGTTGCAGTCAAATTCAGTAATTAA
- a CDS encoding UDP-N-acetylmuramate--L-alanine ligase produces the protein MRVHFIAIGGSAMHNLAIALHKKGFEITGSDDVLFEPSVSRLGKYGILPAEQGWYPEKITADIDAVILGMHARIDNPELLKAQELGLKIYSYPEYIYQQSKDKLRVVIGGSHGKTTITSMILHVLQCAGKDFDYLVGAQLAGFDTMVKLTNDAPIMVIEGDEYLASPIDRRPKFHLYQANIAVLSGIAWDHINVFPTFEDYTRQFSLFLDTIQPGGAVIYSETDHVLNDVVSQSSSDIKKIPYHLPAYEIIDGVTYIIYDEQKYALKVFGEHNLLNTEAARLICHELGINAETFYQYITTFQGAARRLELLAQTGTGNIYKDFAHSPSKLTATINAVKTQFPDRKLIAVMELHTFSSLNKNFLSEYAGTMDPADEAVVFIDEKTFKQKNIEPYSIEILKAAFAKNDLIIFNQPQLLAKYLENISLRNTNVLLMSSGNFGGLNLAELTEKILLKIE, from the coding sequence ATGAGGGTACATTTTATAGCTATCGGCGGTAGTGCTATGCACAATCTCGCTATTGCTTTACACAAAAAGGGATTTGAAATAACCGGGTCGGATGATGTATTGTTTGAACCGTCGGTATCAAGGTTAGGGAAGTACGGCATTCTGCCGGCAGAACAAGGGTGGTATCCCGAAAAGATAACCGCCGATATTGATGCAGTGATTTTGGGTATGCATGCTCGCATTGATAATCCCGAACTACTTAAAGCGCAAGAGTTAGGACTTAAGATATATTCGTATCCCGAGTATATTTACCAGCAGTCAAAGGATAAGCTACGGGTTGTTATTGGTGGCAGCCATGGTAAAACAACTATCACTTCGATGATTTTGCATGTACTGCAGTGTGCCGGAAAGGATTTTGATTACCTGGTGGGTGCACAATTAGCAGGATTTGACACGATGGTGAAACTAACCAACGATGCGCCGATCATGGTAATAGAGGGGGATGAATACCTTGCATCACCGATTGACAGGCGACCCAAATTTCACTTATATCAAGCTAACATTGCCGTATTGAGCGGCATAGCCTGGGACCATATTAACGTGTTCCCTACCTTTGAGGATTATACCAGGCAGTTTAGTTTGTTTTTAGATACTATACAACCGGGTGGTGCAGTAATTTATAGCGAAACTGATCATGTTTTAAATGATGTGGTAAGCCAGAGCTCATCGGACATAAAAAAGATTCCTTATCACTTGCCCGCATACGAGATCATTGATGGTGTTACATATATTATTTATGACGAGCAGAAGTATGCACTGAAGGTTTTTGGCGAACATAACTTGCTTAATACAGAGGCAGCACGCCTAATATGCCATGAATTGGGTATTAATGCTGAAACCTTTTATCAATACATAACCACTTTTCAAGGTGCTGCGCGCCGTTTGGAGCTGTTAGCGCAAACCGGTACAGGTAATATTTACAAGGATTTTGCACACTCGCCATCAAAGTTAACGGCTACCATTAACGCAGTAAAAACGCAGTTTCCTGATAGAAAGCTTATTGCCGTGATGGAATTGCATACCTTTAGCAGTCTTAATAAAAATTTTTTAAGCGAATACGCAGGTACGATGGATCCGGCCGACGAAGCTGTGGTTTTTATTGACGAAAAAACGTTTAAGCAAAAAAATATTGAGCCATATTCAATCGAGATATTGAAAGCCGCATTTGCTAAAAACGACCTCATCATCTTTAATCAACCCCAATTATTGGCGAAGTACCTTGAAAACATAAGCCTGCGCAACACAAACGTGCTTTTAATGAGTTCCGGGAATTTTGGAGGGCTCAATTTGGCTGAATTAACTGAAAAAATATTGTTAAAAATTGAATAA
- a CDS encoding helix-turn-helix domain-containing protein — translation MKTLGKKIRLLRHQRGWSQEDVAKRLDISIPAFSKIETGITDINLSRLEQISILFDMTVVQLLTFNDAEQEQKYSNELDSVSKRLSDRDTEVIDLQKKVIELYEELRLNKVTA, via the coding sequence ATGAAAACTCTGGGAAAAAAAATCAGATTATTGCGTCACCAAAGGGGTTGGAGCCAGGAAGATGTTGCCAAACGTTTGGACATCTCTATCCCCGCTTTTTCTAAAATAGAAACTGGCATTACAGATATCAATTTATCGAGACTTGAACAAATCTCGATATTGTTCGATATGACAGTTGTTCAACTATTAACCTTTAACGACGCCGAACAAGAGCAAAAATACAGTAACGAACTGGATAGCGTAAGCAAAAGGCTAAGCGATAGGGATACTGAAGTTATTGACCTGCAAAAAAAGGTTATTGAACTTTACGAAGAACTTCGCTTAAATAAAGTAACAGCCTGA
- the scpB gene encoding SMC-Scp complex subunit ScpB: MEKPDLYIEALIFASENSIRLEEIVYCLQLSFEQDFSENEVKGAIQNIRQKYQQPDFAIELVNINNGYQFLTKKDYHIIIKQLQLQRSKKKLSQAALETLAIIAYQQPVTKLDIEQIRGVNCDYSIQKLLEKELITIAGKAESIGRPIIYATSEFFMDYFGINHINELPQLKELAPDNSSVGDQSE, translated from the coding sequence ATGGAAAAACCTGACCTATATATTGAAGCGTTGATTTTCGCCTCAGAAAACAGCATCCGGCTGGAAGAAATAGTTTATTGCCTGCAATTAAGTTTTGAGCAAGATTTTTCGGAAAACGAAGTAAAAGGGGCCATACAAAATATCCGTCAAAAGTATCAGCAGCCCGATTTTGCTATCGAACTGGTGAACATCAATAACGGCTACCAATTTTTAACCAAAAAGGATTACCACATTATTATTAAGCAACTGCAGCTACAGCGCTCTAAAAAGAAGCTGAGCCAGGCCGCTTTAGAAACCCTGGCTATTATTGCTTACCAGCAGCCGGTAACCAAACTGGATATAGAACAAATTCGTGGAGTAAACTGCGACTACTCCATTCAAAAATTGCTTGAAAAGGAATTAATCACCATTGCAGGCAAGGCCGAAAGCATTGGCCGCCCTATTATTTATGCAACAAGTGAGTTTTTTATGGATTACTTTGGTATTAACCACATCAATGAATTACCTCAATTAAAAGAACTTGCGCCAGACAACTCCAGCGTTGGCGATCAATCAGAATAA
- a CDS encoding GIN domain-containing protein, with amino-acid sequence MKTTILSIATILFLVFSVSSKTFAASKNNDATTMLSGISHINQIEVHGNVELYVTSGVSDKVKVYDTYYNQNALVQEQNGVLRISSYKAEKLVVWVTAEDLRSVTAYDNASIKSFGKFSGIEFSLNLNNNASAQFDMDCYKTNIILNDSAKADIVGNATQSYMVINHSATVNTTNFTAEQFTQKRLIAAVAAKQVSDELAFN; translated from the coding sequence ATGAAAACAACAATTTTATCAATCGCAACAATACTCTTCTTAGTATTTTCAGTAAGCAGCAAAACTTTTGCAGCAAGTAAAAATAACGATGCCACCACCATGTTATCGGGCATCAGCCACATTAACCAAATTGAAGTTCATGGTAACGTTGAGCTCTATGTTACTTCCGGCGTGAGCGACAAGGTAAAGGTATACGATACCTATTATAACCAGAATGCTTTGGTGCAGGAACAAAATGGCGTGCTTCGCATTTCTTCATACAAAGCCGAAAAGCTGGTAGTTTGGGTAACAGCGGAGGATTTACGCTCTGTAACGGCTTACGATAATGCGTCAATTAAATCATTCGGTAAATTTTCCGGCATCGAGTTCAGCCTGAACCTGAATAACAACGCGAGCGCGCAATTTGACATGGATTGCTACAAAACCAATATTATATTGAATGATAGCGCTAAAGCCGACATTGTTGGTAACGCTACCCAAAGCTATATGGTGATCAACCATTCGGCCACTGTGAACACCACTAATTTTACAGCTGAACAGTTTACTCAAAAACGACTGATAGCGGCAGTTGCTGCAAAGCAGGTAAGTGATGAACTGGCGTTCAATTAA
- a CDS encoding head GIN domain-containing protein, with product MNRIYVFMAVIAASAIVVLSACNGFTCKKGSGKQITETRKMADFSKLDISGGYDVVIKQDTAESLSITADDNLMKYIKTEVNGDKLRVHSSGNICSTGKFVINISLRNLSAIKTSGAVAISSPGKINVKDLDLDFSGASKITLDLNANNVSTSGSGLTELNLTGQASTHNVELSGSGHINAFDFVVAKYHIETSGSSHCQINVLNELNINSSGTSDIEYRGNPANISNNKSGASSLKKVE from the coding sequence ATGAATAGAATATACGTTTTTATGGCGGTTATAGCCGCATCTGCCATAGTTGTACTAAGCGCTTGTAATGGCTTTACTTGTAAAAAAGGTTCAGGAAAGCAAATTACCGAAACGCGTAAGATGGCTGATTTTTCGAAACTGGATATTTCTGGCGGATATGATGTAGTGATCAAACAGGATACCGCAGAATCACTAAGCATAACCGCTGATGATAACCTGATGAAATATATCAAAACAGAAGTAAACGGTGATAAATTACGGGTTCATTCAAGTGGCAATATATGCAGTACGGGCAAGTTTGTAATCAATATTAGCCTGCGCAACCTGTCGGCCATCAAAACATCGGGGGCGGTTGCTATCTCATCACCCGGAAAAATAAATGTTAAAGATTTAGATCTTGATTTTTCGGGAGCATCAAAAATTACCCTGGATCTGAATGCCAATAACGTAAGCACAAGCGGGAGCGGCTTAACCGAGTTAAATTTAACCGGGCAGGCCAGTACCCATAATGTAGAGCTATCCGGTTCAGGGCATATCAATGCGTTTGATTTTGTGGTAGCTAAATATCATATCGAAACCAGCGGATCAAGCCATTGCCAGATCAATGTGCTGAACGAATTGAATATCAACAGCAGCGGAACATCGGATATAGAATACCGCGGAAACCCAGCGAATATCAGCAATAACAAATCGGGCGCATCTTCGTTAAAAAAAGTTGAATAG
- a CDS encoding putative signal transducing protein — MEINDQIITFETYYDPMLAHIVRSRLEDNGVACFIADENMIGINPLYNNALGGIKLKIFERDLEKCRAILAQDQTIPADEHVEIDDETQGIVICPYCGSTNVRYGAATKNRFGWLSILVSLVLSVYPFSTRKAWHCFNCSEDFD; from the coding sequence ATGGAAATCAACGACCAGATTATTACGTTTGAAACCTATTACGACCCTATGCTGGCTCACATTGTGCGCTCGCGCCTGGAAGATAACGGGGTAGCCTGTTTTATTGCAGATGAAAATATGATTGGCATAAACCCTTTATATAACAATGCGCTGGGAGGGATAAAGCTTAAAATATTTGAACGCGATCTGGAAAAATGCCGGGCTATTTTAGCCCAGGACCAAACCATCCCCGCGGATGAACACGTTGAAATTGACGACGAAACCCAGGGAATTGTGATTTGCCCGTACTGCGGCTCAACCAATGTGCGCTATGGGGCTGCAACCAAAAATCGTTTCGGATGGTTAAGCATCCTGGTATCTTTAGTGCTCTCGGTTTATCCTTTTTCTACCCGTAAAGCATGGCATTGCTTTAATTGCAGTGAAGATTTTGATTAA
- a CDS encoding 2-hydroxyacid dehydrogenase yields the protein MKIAIFSTYQYDEQFFNRFNTGHTLTYFVLPLNEQTASLTKGFDAVCIFVNDIVNTAVLNALHANGIKLIVLRCAGFNNVDVKAADDLNIPVLRVPSYSPEAIAEHAMALILTLNRKTHKAYNRVREGNFSLEKLMGFNLHNRKVAVIGTGNIGKAFCKILKGFGCRINAYDLYPNQELISLGVTYDTLEATLQDADIISLHCPLLDSTRHLINEQTLKLFKRGAMLINTSRGALINTADVIKALKSGQLGYLGLDVYEQESKLFFRDYSEDVIQDDLITRLISFPNVLITSHQGFFTAEAMEQIATTTFANIDAFVEGKALVNRATI from the coding sequence ATGAAAATAGCCATATTCAGCACCTATCAATACGACGAACAATTTTTTAATCGTTTTAATACCGGCCATACCTTAACTTATTTTGTATTGCCGCTTAACGAACAAACGGCATCGTTAACCAAAGGCTTTGATGCGGTTTGCATTTTTGTAAATGATATTGTTAATACAGCCGTGCTGAATGCTTTGCATGCCAATGGCATCAAACTCATTGTGCTGCGCTGCGCGGGATTTAACAACGTTGATGTTAAAGCAGCCGATGATCTGAACATTCCTGTATTACGGGTACCCAGCTATTCGCCCGAGGCTATTGCTGAACATGCCATGGCGCTTATTTTAACCCTTAACCGCAAAACCCATAAGGCTTACAACCGGGTAAGGGAAGGCAATTTTTCGCTGGAGAAATTAATGGGGTTCAATTTGCATAACCGGAAGGTAGCCGTTATTGGCACAGGTAATATTGGTAAAGCCTTTTGTAAAATATTAAAAGGATTTGGTTGCCGCATCAACGCCTACGATCTTTATCCTAACCAGGAACTGATCTCGCTCGGGGTAACTTATGATACCCTCGAAGCCACCTTACAAGACGCGGATATCATATCGTTACATTGCCCGCTTCTTGATAGCACCAGGCACCTTATTAATGAGCAAACCTTAAAACTATTTAAACGTGGCGCCATGCTGATCAATACCAGCCGTGGAGCCTTGATTAATACCGCCGATGTGATTAAAGCATTAAAAAGCGGCCAGCTGGGCTATTTAGGCCTGGATGTATATGAACAGGAAAGCAAGCTATTTTTCAGGGATTACTCAGAAGATGTGATTCAGGACGATCTGATCACGCGGCTTATTTCGTTCCCTAACGTGCTGATCACTTCGCACCAGGGCTTTTTTACCGCGGAAGCGATGGAACAGATTGCTACAACTACCTTTGCCAATATCGACGCGTTTGTTGAGGGCAAGGCGCTGGTTAACCGGGCGACTATCTAA
- a CDS encoding nickel transporter codes for MNKLNTLNSTLRLSHITNIVFKQNNMLFTFPLLLTIYAGFTHAFEADHLLAVSNIVSRRNRIWLSMKDGAFWGLGHSSTIFLIGILMILFKVGISEHSFHYFEAAVGAMLIILAIYRLIQFGRGKNILLHQHQHAHNYAPRAYQKSPVYLATQYTLKPLPYYAQPIHTHHHTHKLAYGVGLVHGLAGSGALVVLVMAQIKSPVHGLFYLLVFSVGCIGGMLVAAGLFSVPFSKKLIQAPTLQSLLIVATSILCLVYGGKVIYDNLMLL; via the coding sequence ATGAATAAATTGAACACTTTAAACTCAACACTAAGGCTAAGCCACATTACTAACATCGTATTCAAACAAAATAACATGCTTTTTACCTTTCCGCTCCTGCTAACTATTTATGCCGGGTTTACCCATGCCTTTGAGGCCGATCATCTGCTCGCGGTAAGCAATATCGTCTCCCGGCGAAACCGCATTTGGCTCTCCATGAAGGATGGTGCTTTCTGGGGCCTGGGCCACTCGTCTACCATTTTTTTAATTGGTATATTGATGATACTTTTTAAGGTAGGCATCTCCGAACATAGCTTTCATTACTTTGAGGCCGCTGTTGGTGCCATGTTGATAATTTTAGCTATTTACCGGTTAATTCAATTTGGCCGCGGTAAAAACATCCTACTCCATCAACACCAGCACGCTCACAATTATGCGCCGAGGGCATACCAAAAGTCACCGGTATATCTGGCAACCCAGTACACTTTAAAACCGTTGCCTTACTATGCGCAACCAATTCATACACATCATCACACGCATAAACTGGCTTATGGTGTTGGCCTGGTACATGGCCTTGCAGGCAGTGGCGCCCTGGTAGTACTGGTAATGGCTCAAATTAAAAGCCCGGTACACGGCTTATTCTATTTATTAGTATTCAGCGTGGGATGTATCGGCGGGATGTTGGTTGCTGCAGGATTGTTCAGCGTACCGTTTTCAAAAAAATTAATCCAGGCCCCCACCCTGCAAAGTTTGTTAATTGTGGCTACGTCGATACTCTGTTTAGTATATGGCGGTAAGGTAATTTATGATAACCTGATGTTGTTATAA
- the hypE gene encoding hydrogenase expression/formation protein HypE yields the protein MMMNLSCPLPQLDFDTINLGHGSGGTLTSQLLDAGVFNLFENDLLNKKHDGAIFTLNGKVAMSTDTYVVSPIFFEGGNIGDLAINGTVNDLAMCGAAAKYLTLGFVLEEGLKMTEFWEILLSIKTACQAAGVQIITGDTKVVEKGKGDKIFINTTGIGQVHAKADIDISNIKAGDQIILSGPLARHGITIVSHRQGLQFETTMSSDTRPLNDIILKLLDEFGHQIHFLRDPTRGGLATVLNEIAVQAQLGITIAEKNLPVEEEVQGACEMLGFDPLYVANEGLFIAVVDAAIAQQVLQQIKQWEFGSMASLIGEVTAEHPRQVIMKSKIGGRRVVNMLAGEQLPRIC from the coding sequence ATGATGATGAATCTATCTTGCCCGCTCCCACAACTGGATTTTGATACGATTAATTTAGGGCACGGCAGCGGCGGCACCTTAACCAGCCAGCTATTGGATGCGGGCGTATTTAACTTATTTGAAAACGACCTGCTCAACAAAAAGCACGACGGTGCCATATTTACCCTGAACGGCAAAGTAGCCATGAGTACTGATACTTATGTGGTGTCGCCGATTTTTTTTGAGGGGGGCAACATTGGCGACCTGGCTATTAACGGTACCGTTAACGATTTGGCCATGTGTGGCGCGGCCGCCAAATACCTTACGCTTGGCTTTGTGCTGGAAGAAGGTTTAAAGATGACCGAGTTTTGGGAAATATTACTGAGCATTAAAACAGCCTGCCAGGCAGCGGGTGTACAAATTATAACCGGCGATACCAAAGTGGTTGAAAAAGGCAAGGGCGATAAGATATTTATTAACACTACCGGCATTGGCCAGGTGCATGCAAAGGCAGATATTGATATAAGCAATATTAAAGCCGGCGACCAGATTATTTTAAGCGGTCCACTGGCCCGCCATGGTATTACTATTGTAAGCCATCGCCAGGGTTTACAGTTTGAAACTACCATGAGCAGCGATACCCGCCCGCTTAACGATATTATTTTAAAGCTACTGGATGAATTTGGCCACCAGATCCATTTTTTACGCGACCCCACCAGGGGCGGATTAGCAACCGTATTAAATGAGATTGCCGTACAGGCACAATTGGGTATTACCATTGCCGAAAAAAACCTGCCCGTAGAAGAGGAAGTACAGGGAGCCTGCGAAATGCTTGGCTTCGATCCGCTTTATGTAGCCAACGAGGGCTTATTTATTGCCGTGGTTGATGCCGCCATTGCTCAGCAGGTTCTGCAGCAAATCAAACAATGGGAATTTGGATCAATGGCCAGCCTGATTGGCGAAGTAACCGCAGAGCATCCCCGGCAGGTAATCATGAAAAGTAAAATTGGCGGCCGCCGGGTTGTTAATATGCTGGCAGGCGAACAGTTACCCAGGATATGCTGA